In Zobellia roscoffensis, the following are encoded in one genomic region:
- the thiS gene encoding sulfur carrier protein ThiS, protein MITIHMNQKRLEVNPKTTIHQFLQQIDSSLNGVAVAINEQVVSKNNWQTQELKDQDQVLVIQAAQGG, encoded by the coding sequence ATGATAACGATTCACATGAACCAAAAACGGTTAGAAGTCAATCCAAAAACGACCATTCATCAATTTTTGCAACAAATTGATTCTTCATTAAATGGTGTTGCGGTGGCTATAAACGAACAAGTCGTCTCCAAAAATAATTGGCAAACCCAAGAATTGAAAGACCAGGATCAAGTGTTGGTTATTCAGGCCGCTCAAGGCGGATGA
- a CDS encoding sensor histidine kinase encodes MGEKNLIDRNTDDFGQVEKDKIIERQLRFQELLISISTTYINTDLSNIDEVLNKSLKQIGQFVEADRSYIFSYDLVNQTTSNTYEWCNTGIEAEIDNLQNIPIEFLTQWLDAHKKGEALYIEDVSQLPDDGENSVRGILEPQGIKSLIAIPKIKNNELIGFIGFDSVRKINKFSENEKEILFVFANMLVNVIQRKEHEELIKEQERKKEELLKSLSLQNEQLNEYAHAVSHDLKAPLVNINTLISWFIDDNKEALTEDSFEPLHKVLFNVEKMDQIIKGILDYSTIDKLESDDRQIDINGLIDEALKTITVPDNIKISVQENIPKLIGSAWMFEKVFQNLITNSIKYSDKEQGVIEIGVTENNKFYEFFVKDNGIGINPGYFERIFKVFTKLESTSSSSGIGLSIVKKIVEHYNGKIWVESQEGLGSTFYFTILKK; translated from the coding sequence ATGGGCGAAAAGAATCTAATTGATAGAAATACAGATGATTTTGGACAGGTTGAGAAAGATAAAATTATAGAGCGCCAATTACGTTTTCAAGAGTTATTAATCAGTATTTCTACCACATATATTAATACGGATTTATCAAATATAGATGAAGTTCTAAACAAATCCTTAAAACAAATTGGTCAATTTGTAGAAGCGGATAGAAGCTATATTTTTTCTTATGACTTGGTCAATCAGACTACTTCTAATACCTATGAATGGTGTAATACAGGAATAGAGGCGGAGATTGATAATTTGCAAAATATTCCTATTGAGTTTCTTACCCAATGGCTGGACGCCCATAAAAAAGGTGAAGCCTTGTATATAGAAGATGTAAGCCAGTTACCTGATGATGGGGAAAATAGTGTGCGTGGAATTTTAGAGCCTCAAGGCATTAAAAGTCTAATTGCCATACCCAAGATTAAAAACAATGAATTAATTGGGTTTATTGGTTTTGATTCGGTTAGAAAAATTAACAAGTTTTCCGAAAATGAGAAGGAGATTCTTTTTGTGTTCGCAAATATGCTGGTAAATGTTATCCAAAGAAAAGAGCACGAAGAACTTATTAAAGAACAAGAACGGAAAAAAGAAGAATTGCTAAAAAGTTTATCACTTCAGAATGAGCAGTTAAATGAGTACGCTCATGCCGTTTCCCATGATTTAAAGGCCCCGTTAGTAAATATAAACACCTTAATTAGTTGGTTTATAGATGATAATAAAGAGGCGCTGACCGAAGATTCATTTGAGCCATTACATAAAGTTCTCTTTAATGTGGAGAAAATGGATCAAATTATTAAAGGTATTTTAGATTATTCAACAATTGATAAATTAGAGTCTGATGACAGGCAAATTGATATTAACGGATTGATAGATGAGGCTCTAAAAACCATCACGGTACCCGATAACATAAAAATTTCTGTACAAGAAAATATACCAAAACTGATTGGCAGTGCCTGGATGTTTGAGAAGGTCTTTCAAAACTTAATTACCAATAGTATAAAGTATAGCGATAAAGAGCAAGGAGTTATTGAAATTGGGGTTACTGAAAACAATAAGTTTTATGAGTTTTTTGTAAAGGATAATGGAATTGGAATCAATCCAGGTTATTTTGAAAGGATATTTAAGGTATTTACAAAATTAGAAAGTACCAGTTCCTCCTCAGGAATAGGCTTGTCTATCGTAAAGAAAATTGTGGAGCACTATAATGGTAAGATATGGGTGGAAAGCCAAGAAGGCTTAGGAAGTACCTTTTACTTTACTATTTTAAAAAAGTAA
- a CDS encoding OmpA family protein has protein sequence MTKAKYIFYGLAVMTMVSQAQEKKIKKAETKFTNYSYASAISSYEDLVKDGYTEEEIFKNLGNANYLNANYKEAANWYGQLFQLGVTDVDPEYMYRYAQTLKSLEKYEASDSWMNKFRKAQSNDQRALAFSDNQDYLEQIEERSGRYKLKNLGLNSKVSDFAPSFYGKDLVFSTARDSGLISKNIHRWNNGAFLNLYKATGDGEGNFTELDKLDRKLNRKTHESSTAFTKDGQTMYFTRNNSVNGKFSRDEEGISRLKIFSANLVDNEWKNIIELPFNGDNYSVAHPTLNKDETKLYFASDMLGTAGESDIFSVEINKDGTFGAPQNLGPQINTEARETFPFVTDSDILYFSSDGHPGLGGLDVFATDLKNDSGKVINVGRPLNGEEDDFSYIINEETKKGFFASNRKGGQGNDDIYSLIETEPLDFSCHTNIAGVVKDEKTGAFLVDAAVKVYDSKDNLISESRTDANGAFAMEGDCTDGNYKVVATKTDYDEGDKIFATVNAKDATGIEVVLAQTDKSAPIGTDLAKYLNIEPIYFDFDKYFIREDARISLNKVLAYLKEYPNVKIEVGSHTDSRANDNYNLRLSANRAKSTAAYLVEQGIDEGRISYEGFGETQLTNDCSNGVPCTKEQHQMNRRSEFIVVK, from the coding sequence ATGACAAAAGCAAAATATATTTTTTATGGTCTGGCCGTAATGACAATGGTCTCTCAAGCGCAGGAGAAAAAGATAAAAAAGGCGGAGACCAAGTTTACGAATTATTCGTACGCCTCGGCAATCAGTTCTTATGAAGATTTAGTTAAGGACGGGTACACTGAAGAAGAAATTTTCAAGAACCTTGGTAATGCAAATTACCTGAATGCGAACTATAAGGAAGCGGCCAATTGGTACGGACAACTCTTTCAGTTGGGCGTTACAGATGTTGATCCGGAGTATATGTACCGCTACGCGCAGACGCTAAAATCATTAGAAAAGTATGAAGCATCAGATAGTTGGATGAACAAATTCAGAAAGGCTCAGTCCAACGATCAGCGGGCATTGGCGTTTAGTGATAATCAAGATTATCTGGAACAGATTGAGGAACGTTCGGGTAGATATAAATTAAAGAACCTTGGACTAAATTCAAAGGTATCGGATTTTGCACCTTCTTTTTATGGAAAAGATTTGGTTTTTTCTACTGCTAGGGATAGTGGGTTGATATCAAAGAACATCCACAGATGGAACAACGGCGCGTTCTTGAACCTATACAAGGCAACAGGCGACGGAGAAGGAAACTTCACGGAACTTGATAAATTGGATAGGAAGTTGAACAGAAAAACCCATGAATCCTCTACGGCCTTTACTAAAGATGGACAGACCATGTACTTTACACGTAACAATTCCGTGAACGGAAAATTTTCTAGGGATGAGGAAGGAATAAGCAGATTAAAAATATTCAGTGCTAATTTAGTAGATAATGAATGGAAGAACATTATAGAGCTACCCTTTAATGGAGATAACTATTCGGTAGCACATCCTACCTTAAACAAAGACGAGACTAAACTATATTTTGCCTCGGATATGTTGGGAACGGCAGGGGAGTCGGATATTTTTTCAGTAGAAATTAATAAAGATGGTACTTTCGGAGCGCCACAGAACCTAGGGCCACAGATTAATACGGAGGCTAGGGAAACTTTTCCCTTCGTGACGGATTCAGATATTCTATATTTTTCTTCGGACGGACATCCCGGTTTGGGCGGTCTTGATGTATTCGCTACAGATCTAAAGAACGATAGTGGCAAAGTCATTAACGTAGGTAGACCCTTGAACGGTGAGGAGGACGATTTTTCATATATCATAAACGAGGAGACCAAGAAAGGCTTTTTTGCCTCTAATCGTAAAGGCGGGCAAGGTAATGACGATATTTACAGCTTAATCGAGACCGAACCTTTAGACTTTAGCTGTCATACCAATATTGCGGGAGTGGTCAAAGATGAGAAGACCGGAGCATTTTTGGTAGATGCGGCCGTCAAGGTCTATGATAGCAAAGACAATCTTATATCGGAATCCCGGACGGACGCCAACGGCGCGTTCGCTATGGAAGGCGACTGTACGGACGGCAACTACAAAGTGGTGGCCACGAAAACGGATTACGACGAGGGCGACAAGATATTCGCCACGGTAAACGCCAAGGATGCCACGGGTATAGAAGTGGTACTGGCACAGACGGACAAATCGGCACCTATCGGGACGGACCTAGCGAAGTATTTGAACATCGAACCGATATACTTTGATTTCGACAAGTACTTCATCAGAGAGGATGCGCGCATCAGTCTGAACAAGGTACTGGCGTATCTTAAAGAATATCCGAACGTGAAGATAGAGGTAGGTTCCCACACGGATTCCCGTGCGAACGATAACTATAACCTACGCTTGTCTGCCAACAGGGCGAAGTCCACGGCAGCTTACTTGGTGGAACAAGGCATAGATGAAGGCCGTATCTCTTATGAAGGTTTTGGTGAGACACAGCTAACGAACGATTGTAGCAACGGGGTGCCATGTACCAAGGAGCAACATCAGATGAACAGGCGTTCGGAGTTCATTGTCGTGAAATAG
- a CDS encoding RluA family pseudouridine synthase, which yields MWYLAPLSNAVTIACTTFHIVPEQTTPIRLQEYGVGIFDSVPTKSAWKKVLNKNLVTVDDTIASTATFIKGGETISLLKPLEPKTRKKLIFELKVIFEDEHLAIIHKPAGILVSGNSFKTITNALPQNLKPSSVADATKPQPVHRLDYATTGLLLTGKTGSSIRKLNQLFEDKKVQKVYYAVTIGVMSLSGKITSKIDDKISESHYEVIRSVSSEKYGTLNLVKLDPKTGRRHQLRKHLSSSGNPILGDKDYGKEGFILMKKGLYLHAYSLEFIHPLTKEHLLITDELPERFTKIFGEIK from the coding sequence TTGTGGTATCTTGCACCTTTATCTAATGCTGTTACCATCGCTTGCACAACTTTCCATATTGTACCCGAACAGACCACGCCTATACGACTACAAGAGTACGGGGTGGGTATTTTTGATTCCGTACCAACAAAATCCGCATGGAAAAAAGTCTTAAATAAAAATCTTGTTACGGTAGACGATACCATTGCCAGCACAGCAACTTTTATAAAGGGCGGGGAAACCATTTCTCTCTTGAAACCACTAGAACCGAAAACTCGAAAAAAACTGATTTTTGAGCTCAAAGTTATTTTTGAAGATGAACATCTGGCAATAATTCACAAACCTGCTGGTATTCTAGTAAGCGGTAACAGTTTCAAAACTATTACTAATGCACTACCTCAAAATCTTAAACCTAGTAGCGTTGCAGATGCTACAAAACCACAACCGGTACATCGGCTAGACTATGCAACAACCGGACTTCTATTAACCGGAAAAACGGGTAGCAGCATTCGTAAACTTAATCAGCTTTTTGAGGATAAAAAAGTACAAAAGGTCTATTATGCGGTAACTATTGGAGTAATGTCCCTTTCGGGAAAAATCACCTCTAAAATAGATGATAAAATCTCAGAGAGCCATTACGAAGTTATCCGTTCCGTTTCTTCGGAAAAATATGGCACCCTTAATTTAGTGAAGTTAGACCCCAAAACCGGAAGACGTCATCAGTTACGTAAACATTTGTCTAGTAGTGGAAACCCTATATTGGGTGATAAAGACTATGGTAAGGAAGGTTTTATCTTAATGAAAAAAGGCCTTTATCTTCATGCATATTCATTAGAATTTATTCATCCTTTGACAAAAGAACATCTATTGATTACCGATGAATTACCTGAAAGGTTTACCAAGATTTTTGGCGAAATTAAATAG
- a CDS encoding thiazole synthase produces the protein MADALQIADKTFTSRLFTGTGKFSSSQKMREAILASESELVTVALKRVEVENKSDDMLQSLNAEHINLLPNTSGVRTAKEAVFAAQLAREALETNWMKLEIHPDPRYLLPDPIETLKAAEELVKLGFVVMPYIHADPVLCKRLEDVGVQCVMPLGAPIGSNKGLKTDDFLKIIIEQSNVPVIVDAGIGAPSHAAYAMELGADAVLVNTAIAVAQNPVEMAIAFKMAVKAGRVAYRAKLAPIKEVAEASSPLTSFLN, from the coding sequence ATGGCAGATGCACTTCAAATAGCGGATAAAACCTTTACTTCAAGACTATTTACGGGTACGGGCAAGTTCTCTAGTTCACAAAAAATGCGAGAAGCTATCTTGGCTTCGGAAAGTGAATTGGTTACCGTTGCGCTTAAAAGGGTAGAGGTAGAGAACAAGTCAGATGATATGCTACAAAGCTTAAATGCGGAACATATCAACTTATTACCCAATACATCTGGAGTACGAACAGCTAAAGAAGCTGTTTTTGCGGCACAATTGGCACGTGAGGCTTTAGAAACGAATTGGATGAAATTAGAAATTCATCCTGATCCAAGATATTTGTTACCAGACCCTATCGAAACCCTAAAAGCAGCCGAAGAGTTGGTGAAATTAGGTTTTGTAGTGATGCCTTATATTCATGCAGACCCAGTTTTATGTAAACGATTAGAAGATGTGGGTGTGCAGTGCGTTATGCCTTTGGGAGCGCCTATTGGTAGTAACAAGGGATTGAAAACCGATGATTTTCTCAAAATAATTATTGAACAGAGTAATGTACCTGTCATAGTTGATGCAGGTATTGGAGCGCCGTCGCACGCAGCTTATGCCATGGAATTGGGAGCCGATGCAGTTTTGGTAAATACTGCAATTGCCGTAGCTCAAAACCCGGTTGAAATGGCAATTGCTTTTAAAATGGCAGTTAAAGCAGGGCGAGTGGCATACCGAGCAAAATTAGCACCGATTAAAGAAGTGGCAGAAGCGAGTAGTCCGTTGACTTCATTTTTAAACTAG
- the thiH gene encoding 2-iminoacetate synthase ThiH, with product MSFRETFDTYDWNTLEREIYAVTEADVISVLKKDRISLDDFKTLISPAAKPFLEEMAQRSHELTKKRFGNTIQMYLPMYLSNECQNICTYCGFSMTNKIPRKTLSDAEILKEVEHIKKLGYDHILLVTGEANRKVGVAYIKHAIELIKEHFSNISMEVQPMDQEEYEELAEAGLYAVLVYQETYHEATYKVHHPKGKKSNFQYRLDTPDRLGKAGIHKIGLGALFGLEDWRVDSFYTALHLKYLQKTYWKTKYSISFPRLRPHQGDVQPKVEMTDADLVQLICAYRLLDEDVELSMSTRESETFRNNIIKLGITSISAESKTNPGGYTAEPESLEQFEISDERSTAEIKEMIKKQGYEPVFKDWAVFAE from the coding sequence ATGTCCTTTAGAGAAACATTTGATACATACGATTGGAATACGCTAGAGCGGGAAATTTATGCCGTGACGGAGGCTGATGTCATATCGGTTTTAAAAAAGGACCGTATTTCTTTGGATGATTTTAAAACATTGATTTCTCCCGCAGCAAAACCTTTCCTAGAAGAAATGGCGCAACGCAGCCATGAGCTGACCAAGAAGCGTTTTGGGAATACCATCCAGATGTATCTGCCCATGTATCTATCCAACGAATGTCAGAACATTTGTACCTATTGCGGATTTAGTATGACCAATAAAATTCCACGTAAAACTTTGAGCGATGCGGAGATTTTAAAAGAGGTGGAACACATCAAAAAATTAGGATACGACCATATTTTATTGGTTACCGGTGAAGCCAATAGAAAAGTAGGTGTGGCGTATATCAAACATGCCATTGAGTTGATAAAAGAGCATTTCTCCAATATTAGCATGGAGGTGCAACCGATGGATCAGGAGGAATATGAAGAGTTGGCCGAGGCAGGACTTTACGCTGTTTTGGTATATCAAGAAACGTATCACGAAGCGACTTATAAAGTGCATCACCCGAAAGGTAAAAAATCTAATTTTCAATACCGATTAGATACCCCGGACCGATTAGGAAAAGCCGGAATTCATAAAATAGGTTTAGGAGCTTTGTTCGGATTGGAAGATTGGCGAGTGGACAGTTTTTACACAGCTTTACATTTAAAGTACTTGCAAAAGACCTATTGGAAAACAAAGTATAGCATTTCGTTTCCTAGATTAAGACCACATCAAGGTGATGTACAACCAAAAGTAGAAATGACGGATGCTGATTTGGTTCAGCTGATTTGTGCTTATCGTCTTTTAGATGAAGATGTAGAACTCTCCATGTCTACACGGGAAAGTGAAACATTCCGGAACAATATCATTAAATTGGGAATCACGTCAATAAGCGCTGAGTCTAAAACCAATCCTGGCGGGTATACTGCAGAACCGGAATCTTTAGAGCAGTTTGAGATTTCTGATGAACGCTCTACAGCAGAAATTAAAGAAATGATAAAGAAACAAGGGTATGAACCTGTTTTTAAAGACTGGGCGGTTTTCGCAGAATAG
- a CDS encoding thiamine phosphate synthase, producing MIILIAPEEDISNEIDILNRLFEEGLEYYHLRKPNKDQQQYCDYLHLIEEKYHNKIVVHDHHELVNTFKLKGIHFQEQKRRDNIDNPGQYFLNLSMYGKTISSSFHEPEELEACDFEFDYHLLSPVFSSISKKGYEGRGFDVNHIDKKIIGMGGVTKNNLSEIQKLGFQGVGVLGGIWNSKTPIEDFRAMQEFYRNK from the coding sequence ATGATTATATTGATTGCACCAGAAGAAGATATATCAAATGAAATAGACATACTTAATCGCTTGTTTGAAGAAGGGTTGGAATATTATCATTTAAGAAAACCTAATAAAGATCAGCAACAATATTGTGACTATTTGCATTTAATAGAAGAGAAATATCATAATAAGATAGTGGTGCATGATCATCATGAACTGGTAAATACCTTTAAGTTAAAGGGGATTCATTTTCAGGAACAGAAAAGGCGAGATAATATTGATAATCCAGGTCAATATTTTTTAAACCTTAGTATGTATGGAAAAACCATTAGCTCTTCTTTTCATGAACCAGAAGAGTTAGAAGCTTGTGATTTTGAATTTGATTATCATTTGTTGAGTCCTGTTTTTTCATCCATCTCAAAAAAAGGATATGAAGGTAGGGGCTTTGATGTAAATCATATCGATAAAAAAATAATCGGTATGGGTGGGGTAACCAAAAACAACTTGTCTGAAATCCAAAAGTTAGGATTTCAAGGAGTGGGCGTTTTAGGAGGAATCTGGAACAGTAAGACGCCTATTGAAGATTTTAGGGCGATGCAAGAATTTTATAGAAATAAGTGA
- the thiC gene encoding phosphomethylpyrimidine synthase ThiC, whose amino-acid sequence MKSKDTAPKEGQITRQPFPNSKKIYVSGKIHPELKVAMREIALSDTKDSLTGKLTSNESVTVYDTSGPYTDPEKEINVHKGIERIRESWVLDRADVEQLDTFSSKYCNERLNDSSLDHMRFSLLKKPLRAKKGKNVTQLHYAKQGIITPEMEYIAIRENQRIDEMIEITKQHKGEHFGAAIPDKITPEFVREEVARGRAVIPSNINHPEAEPMILGRNFLVKINANIGNSATTSSIEEEVEKAVWACRWGADNIMDLSTGQNIHETREWIIRNSPVPVGTVPIYQALEKVNGVAEDLTWEIFRDTLIEQAEQGVDYFTIHAGVLLRYVPMTAKRVTGIVSRGGSIMAKWCLAHHKESFLYTHFEDICEILKQYDVAFSLGDGLRPGSVADANDEAQFAELETLGELTQIARKHEVQCFIEGPGHVPMHMIKENMEKQIEVCDEAPFYTLGPLTTDIAPGYDHITSGIGAAMIGWFGCAMLCYVTPKEHLGLPNKDDVRTGVVTYKLAAHAADLAKGHPGAQHRDNALSKARFEFRWEDQFNLGLDPELAREYHDETLPADGAKIAHFCSMCGPKFCSMKISQEVRDFAAANDIVDNEVIQKGMDEKSQEFKDKGSEVYL is encoded by the coding sequence ATGAAAAGCAAAGACACAGCCCCAAAAGAAGGTCAAATTACAAGACAGCCATTTCCAAATTCAAAAAAAATCTATGTAAGCGGAAAAATTCACCCAGAGCTTAAAGTGGCTATGCGTGAAATTGCTTTAAGCGATACAAAAGATTCTTTAACGGGTAAGTTAACATCCAACGAGTCCGTTACGGTATATGACACATCGGGGCCTTACACGGATCCAGAGAAGGAAATCAACGTACACAAAGGAATTGAGAGAATCCGAGAGTCATGGGTTTTAGACAGAGCTGATGTAGAGCAACTAGATACTTTTTCTTCTAAGTATTGTAATGAACGCTTAAATGATAGTAGCCTAGATCATATGCGTTTTTCACTTCTGAAAAAGCCATTACGTGCTAAAAAAGGAAAGAATGTAACACAACTACACTATGCCAAGCAGGGTATAATTACCCCTGAAATGGAATACATCGCCATTCGTGAAAATCAGCGCATAGATGAAATGATAGAGATTACAAAGCAGCACAAAGGAGAGCATTTTGGTGCTGCTATTCCAGATAAAATTACACCAGAATTTGTCCGTGAGGAAGTGGCTCGTGGACGCGCGGTAATTCCATCCAATATCAATCATCCAGAGGCGGAACCTATGATATTGGGTCGTAATTTCTTAGTAAAAATTAATGCGAATATTGGCAACTCGGCTACTACGTCTTCAATAGAGGAAGAAGTAGAAAAGGCTGTTTGGGCTTGCCGTTGGGGAGCTGATAATATCATGGATTTGTCAACTGGACAAAACATTCACGAAACACGAGAATGGATTATTCGTAATTCACCGGTTCCCGTGGGTACCGTACCTATCTACCAAGCATTGGAAAAGGTTAATGGGGTTGCAGAAGACCTTACGTGGGAGATTTTTAGGGATACTTTAATTGAACAAGCAGAACAAGGTGTAGACTATTTCACTATTCACGCAGGGGTTTTGTTACGTTATGTACCAATGACCGCAAAAAGGGTAACAGGTATTGTTTCCCGCGGCGGTTCTATCATGGCTAAATGGTGTTTGGCACATCATAAAGAAAGCTTCTTGTACACCCATTTTGAAGATATATGCGAGATTCTAAAACAATACGATGTGGCATTTTCATTGGGTGATGGGCTTAGACCTGGTTCCGTTGCCGATGCGAACGACGAAGCTCAGTTTGCTGAATTGGAAACTTTGGGTGAATTGACGCAAATTGCTAGAAAGCATGAGGTTCAATGTTTTATAGAAGGACCTGGACATGTTCCTATGCATATGATCAAAGAGAATATGGAAAAGCAAATTGAGGTTTGTGATGAAGCGCCATTTTACACTTTAGGTCCTTTGACTACAGATATTGCGCCAGGTTATGATCACATTACTTCAGGTATCGGAGCGGCTATGATCGGTTGGTTCGGTTGTGCCATGTTGTGTTATGTAACTCCAAAAGAGCACTTAGGTTTGCCAAATAAAGATGATGTGCGTACAGGTGTTGTAACATATAAATTAGCTGCCCATGCCGCAGATTTGGCAAAAGGGCATCCTGGTGCGCAGCATCGAGACAATGCTTTGAGCAAAGCCCGATTCGAATTCCGCTGGGAGGACCAGTTCAACCTAGGTCTAGATCCGGAACTGGCACGAGAATATCATGATGAAACCTTACCTGCAGATGGTGCTAAGATTGCACATTTCTGCTCTATGTGCGGACCAAAATTCTGTTCGATGAAAATATCTCAGGAGGTTCGTGATTTTGCTGCTGCAAATGATATTGTAGATAACGAAGTCATTCAAAAAGGGATGGATGAAAAATCGCAAGAATTCAAGGATAAAGGATCAGAAGTATATTTGTAG
- a CDS encoding PorP/SprF family type IX secretion system membrane protein: protein MKKLFLTFLLVFSGMAMVFSQQDAQYTQYMYNTISVNPAYAGSRGVFSVTALHRSQWVGLDGAPTTQTLNFHTPVSDKVGLGLSVVNDEIGNGTNQDTYIDAAFSYTIKTSREGKISFGLKAGGHLLNVDFSKLRNYGAESNLPNIDNKFSPNIGAGVYYHTNHFYAGLSVPNFLQTEHFDGSDVNSTSLLAEERMNFYFITGYVFDVNDRLKFKPAGLIKAVKGAPLQIDLSANFLLNDKFSLGAAYRWDAAVSALFGFQLSDQFMVGLAYDREITDLGATRFNDGSFEIFLRYEFLNRYKRVITPRFF from the coding sequence ATGAAAAAATTATTTTTAACATTCTTACTTGTCTTTTCGGGCATGGCAATGGTCTTTTCTCAGCAAGATGCGCAATACACACAGTATATGTACAATACTATATCCGTGAATCCTGCGTATGCGGGTTCAAGGGGCGTATTCAGTGTTACTGCGTTGCACCGGTCTCAATGGGTCGGTCTAGATGGCGCACCTACCACACAGACCTTAAATTTTCACACCCCTGTTTCGGACAAAGTAGGTTTGGGTTTGTCCGTGGTAAATGATGAGATAGGTAACGGTACCAATCAGGATACATATATAGATGCCGCTTTTTCATATACTATAAAGACCTCGCGAGAAGGCAAAATTTCTTTCGGACTAAAAGCGGGAGGGCACCTTTTGAACGTCGATTTTTCAAAATTGAGAAATTATGGGGCAGAGAGTAACCTTCCTAATATTGATAATAAATTTTCACCTAACATTGGGGCTGGGGTTTACTATCATACAAATCATTTTTATGCAGGTTTGTCGGTTCCCAATTTTTTACAAACAGAACATTTTGATGGTTCGGATGTTAATAGTACATCGCTTCTAGCGGAGGAACGTATGAACTTCTATTTTATAACAGGTTATGTGTTTGATGTGAACGATAGGTTGAAGTTCAAGCCAGCGGGCCTGATAAAGGCGGTAAAGGGAGCGCCCTTACAAATAGATCTAAGCGCGAACTTTCTATTGAACGATAAGTTTTCTTTAGGAGCTGCTTACCGTTGGGATGCTGCTGTGAGTGCCCTTTTCGGGTTTCAGTTAAGTGATCAGTTTATGGTTGGCTTGGCTTATGATAGAGAAATTACAGATCTAGGAGCTACAAGGTTCAATGATGGCTCTTTTGAGATTTTTCTCAGATATGAGTTCTTGAACAGGTACAAACGAGTAATTACACCAAGATTCTTTTAA
- the thiE gene encoding thiamine phosphate synthase: MNIPKLHYISQGKTPEEHLENIQKACTSGAELVQLRLKNVKKSVVLKTAEKAREITAHFQTRLIINDHYQIAKEVKADGVHLGKTDADPSVARKHLGDYYIIGGTANTLDDCMALVKKGVNYIGLGPFRFTTTKENLSPIIPLIGYQSIVEELKSDMPIIAIGGITLNDVPDILKTGVYGIAASGEITKDFNRINAFHKLLKAPSTNEQLWNRETNF; the protein is encoded by the coding sequence ATGAATATACCTAAACTACATTACATATCTCAAGGAAAGACACCTGAAGAGCATCTGGAAAATATTCAGAAAGCCTGTACTTCGGGTGCTGAACTCGTGCAATTACGTTTAAAGAACGTAAAGAAAAGTGTGGTACTTAAAACTGCAGAAAAAGCCCGTGAAATAACGGCACATTTTCAGACACGATTGATTATCAATGATCATTATCAAATCGCAAAAGAAGTAAAGGCTGACGGAGTGCATCTTGGTAAAACCGATGCTGACCCTTCGGTTGCTCGAAAACATCTTGGTGATTACTATATAATCGGAGGTACGGCAAATACGCTAGACGATTGCATGGCTTTGGTGAAAAAGGGTGTTAATTATATTGGTTTGGGGCCTTTCCGTTTTACGACAACAAAGGAAAATTTGAGTCCCATTATTCCACTTATCGGTTATCAAAGTATTGTAGAAGAATTGAAAAGTGATATGCCCATTATCGCCATTGGTGGAATTACTTTAAATGATGTTCCTGATATTTTAAAAACCGGAGTTTACGGAATTGCAGCATCAGGTGAAATCACTAAAGATTTTAATAGAATAAATGCTTTTCATAAACTTTTAAAAGCACCTTCTACCAACGAACAGTTGTGGAATAGAGAAACAAACTTTTAG